From one Simplicispira suum genomic stretch:
- a CDS encoding PQQ-dependent sugar dehydrogenase — protein sequence MALCALLGWNHAASAQPMDGKPVVAVLQPNPVPFSESLLHSLKLPPGFEISVFAQGLGNVRWLQVAANGDVYASRRAQGEVLLLRDTDGDGVADVQTTVARIGRVHGLLLHDNKLFMVSDRALDVAEVQSDGTLSKPRRLLADLPEGGNHPRRTLGMGPDGWLYLSVGSTCNNCLEANPEHATLLRLRPDGSQREIFARGLRNTMGFGWQPKTGQLYGFDHGSDMRGDDQPPEELNAIVQGRHYGWPWCLGARVPDPVQPQDPPGTSKKDFCPGTEAPAATTTAHSAPIGFLFYTGTQFPKDYQGDGFVAMRGSWNRSRPSGYRVLRVRFGADGKPMGMQDFVTGWLLDTQPPTQFGRIAGLAVAQDGSLLIAEDQNGVIYRVRYTDR from the coding sequence ATGGCCCTCTGCGCACTGCTGGGTTGGAACCACGCTGCCTCGGCGCAGCCCATGGACGGCAAGCCCGTGGTGGCGGTTCTCCAGCCCAACCCCGTCCCGTTTTCTGAATCTTTGCTGCACAGCCTCAAACTCCCGCCGGGCTTTGAGATTTCCGTCTTTGCCCAGGGCCTGGGCAATGTGCGCTGGCTGCAGGTAGCGGCCAATGGCGACGTCTATGCCAGCCGCCGCGCGCAGGGCGAGGTCCTTCTGCTGCGCGACACCGATGGCGATGGCGTGGCCGACGTGCAGACAACCGTGGCGCGCATCGGGCGGGTGCACGGCTTGCTGCTGCACGACAACAAGCTGTTCATGGTGTCAGACCGCGCACTGGACGTGGCCGAGGTGCAGAGCGACGGTACATTGTCCAAGCCCCGGCGCCTGCTGGCCGATCTGCCCGAAGGCGGCAACCACCCGCGCCGCACGCTGGGCATGGGGCCGGACGGCTGGCTGTACCTGAGCGTGGGCTCGACCTGCAACAACTGCCTTGAAGCCAACCCCGAGCACGCCACGCTGCTGCGCCTGCGGCCCGATGGCAGCCAGCGCGAAATCTTTGCCCGCGGCCTGCGCAACACCATGGGCTTTGGCTGGCAGCCCAAAACGGGTCAGCTCTACGGCTTTGACCACGGCTCGGACATGCGCGGCGACGACCAGCCGCCCGAAGAGCTCAACGCCATCGTGCAAGGCAGGCACTACGGCTGGCCCTGGTGCCTGGGCGCGCGGGTGCCCGACCCGGTGCAGCCGCAAGACCCGCCGGGCACCAGCAAAAAAGACTTTTGCCCCGGCACCGAGGCCCCCGCCGCCACGACCACCGCCCATTCAGCGCCGATTGGCTTTTTGTTCTACACCGGCACGCAGTTTCCCAAGGACTACCAGGGCGACGGCTTTGTCGCCATGCGCGGCTCCTGGAACCGCTCCAGGCCCAGCGGCTACCGCGTGCTGCGCGTGCGCTTTGGCGCCGATGGCAAGCCCATGGGCATGCAAGACTTTGTCACCGGCTGGCTGCTGGACACCCAGCCGCCCACGCAGTTCGGCCGCATCGCCGGCCTCGCCGTGGCGCAGGACGGCTCGCTGTTGATAGCCGAAGACCAGAACGGCGTAATTTACCGCGTGCGCTATACCGACCGCTGA
- a CDS encoding tyrosine-type recombinase/integrase, with the protein MFFDARAAKLLQPGRHLLLDGCPGLRLEASTTRRSWTYRYKDLNGRMKQVGIGQWPVMSVQEAVGKWRVLSAERAAGVDLVGAKREARQVLVRAGESDACEAPTVRSVVMNYALGPLTQTRSEKGATAAKRALLRLLNEDPEFAAMPALHLKRDKAFAVIDGRKAYPAAAAKLRSLMGAAWEYAQDKGDLPETPNWWREVLRGKLRSKGKNIGGEHVGRQRRVLPVPEVTSLLGWLPNMHDLARDGVLMYLWTATRGVEIFGAKPEHLRHDGKVLWWTIPKRSTKNARFADSVDLRVPLFGRAREVMERRKAHAGASGLLFEDARGEQYTQHDFSTYVYDLQPYSIKSKARPGRPVLPVSGWTPHHLRKTARTFLAQLGCVHEIAEAIMGHLPTQIVDTYNAYTYDAERIYWLRKLSDFLEGLVPADSGLPALP; encoded by the coding sequence ATGTTCTTCGATGCCCGCGCGGCCAAGCTACTACAGCCTGGCCGGCATCTTTTATTGGATGGTTGTCCTGGCCTTCGATTGGAGGCGTCCACAACACGACGTTCCTGGACATACCGCTACAAGGACCTCAATGGGCGCATGAAACAAGTGGGCATCGGGCAGTGGCCGGTCATGTCCGTGCAGGAGGCCGTCGGCAAGTGGAGAGTGTTAAGCGCAGAGCGTGCAGCCGGAGTGGACCTCGTGGGGGCAAAGCGTGAGGCGCGGCAAGTATTGGTGAGGGCGGGCGAATCTGACGCTTGCGAGGCACCCACAGTACGAAGTGTCGTGATGAACTACGCGCTTGGGCCGCTCACGCAGACGAGATCAGAGAAGGGAGCAACGGCGGCGAAACGGGCGCTGCTGCGTCTATTGAACGAAGACCCCGAGTTTGCTGCTATGCCTGCGCTGCATCTCAAGCGCGACAAGGCTTTTGCCGTGATCGACGGGCGCAAGGCATACCCAGCCGCAGCGGCCAAGTTGCGTAGCTTGATGGGGGCTGCCTGGGAATATGCGCAGGACAAAGGCGATTTGCCCGAAACGCCCAACTGGTGGCGCGAAGTTCTGCGAGGCAAGCTCCGCAGCAAAGGAAAAAACATTGGAGGCGAGCACGTTGGGCGCCAACGTCGTGTATTACCAGTCCCTGAGGTCACTTCCTTATTGGGTTGGCTGCCCAATATGCACGACCTGGCGCGCGATGGGGTGTTGATGTACTTGTGGACGGCGACGCGTGGCGTGGAGATTTTTGGGGCTAAGCCCGAGCATCTTCGCCACGACGGAAAGGTGTTGTGGTGGACCATCCCAAAGAGGTCCACGAAGAACGCGCGGTTTGCCGATTCGGTGGATCTCCGCGTGCCTTTATTCGGACGGGCCCGGGAGGTCATGGAGCGCCGCAAGGCACATGCAGGCGCTTCCGGTCTGTTGTTTGAAGATGCGCGCGGAGAGCAATACACCCAGCACGATTTTTCAACCTACGTCTACGATCTCCAGCCCTATTCAATCAAGTCCAAGGCGCGTCCTGGTAGGCCTGTCCTCCCGGTATCAGGCTGGACACCTCATCACCTTCGCAAAACGGCCCGTACTTTCCTGGCGCAACTCGGCTGTGTGCATGAAATCGCAGAGGCCATCATGGGGCATCTGCCTACCCAGATCGTCGACACCTACAACGCCTACACCTACGACGCCGAGCGAATTTACTGGCTGCGGAAACTCTCGGACTTTCTTGAAGGCCTGGTGCCCGCAGACTCGGGCTTGCCTGCCCTGCCATAG
- a CDS encoding ATP-dependent helicase produces the protein MDSKLAAQLDGLNPQQKAVALHDGHCLAIAAPGSGKTKTLAVKAALLLSRGKSVTAVTFTRDAALELRERILAIAGQQAVSMLLVGTFHSIDLLMAFPGKQKTAMGADILRKGHSRLSRPWEIVREGSRRGFVARAIEHAELELTIEEATAVIEGIKSGHSKPETQRHAELAATYQDIMGRHGVIDFQDILLKTNEALDQGVISPLQCDHLLIDEFQGTDLAQFKWAMHHRKASVLTAVGDDDQSIYGFRRALGYKGMTDFAQQLRAETVVLGINYRSHAEVLAPAAKLIALNKERMDKALTSFKGAGGLATWERYGERLREAEAGCERARHALRAGRSFGVLARTNKRLDDLEAECIKHQVTYTRSEGGSVLKSSEMAVFLAAMSALLGLDARDADVLLSWCGVSEDDLKALHAHYGANLLKPKTKAGRKQVDLSPNGKRAFAHIERRFVEWSQVLESGGVDYVLDKILRLLTEHTDDKRSKATLEIVCNVFARSTHKSGQGTQEGKDGPGEMRARVQRIKEMIAAPSEDKKPGGNPVVLLTAHGSKGLEFDEVWILGAEDGVFPDESSSIQEERRLFYVAMTRARKMLFISAAGKAPLSPFLVETGITRMPESGILNEGQGA, from the coding sequence ATGGACAGCAAGCTCGCCGCCCAACTCGATGGGCTCAATCCCCAGCAAAAGGCCGTCGCATTGCATGACGGGCACTGCCTGGCGATTGCCGCCCCAGGCTCGGGCAAGACCAAGACCCTGGCCGTCAAGGCCGCCTTGCTGCTCTCGCGCGGCAAGAGCGTGACGGCCGTGACGTTCACCCGAGACGCGGCCCTGGAGCTGCGCGAGCGCATCCTGGCGATTGCTGGGCAGCAGGCGGTGTCCATGCTGCTCGTGGGTACCTTTCACAGCATCGATCTGCTGATGGCGTTCCCCGGCAAGCAAAAGACCGCCATGGGCGCGGACATTCTGCGCAAGGGCCACTCGCGCTTGAGCCGCCCCTGGGAGATCGTGCGCGAGGGAAGCCGCCGAGGCTTCGTTGCCCGCGCCATTGAGCACGCCGAACTCGAACTGACCATCGAAGAGGCGACCGCAGTCATCGAGGGCATCAAATCTGGCCACTCCAAGCCCGAGACCCAGCGGCATGCCGAGTTGGCCGCGACGTACCAGGACATCATGGGACGCCACGGGGTCATCGATTTTCAGGACATTCTGCTCAAGACCAACGAGGCGCTGGACCAGGGAGTGATCAGCCCGTTGCAGTGCGACCATTTGCTGATCGATGAATTTCAGGGCACCGATCTTGCGCAGTTCAAGTGGGCCATGCACCACCGCAAGGCTTCGGTGCTCACGGCCGTAGGCGACGACGACCAGAGCATCTATGGGTTTCGCCGGGCGCTGGGCTACAAGGGCATGACCGATTTTGCGCAGCAGTTGCGCGCCGAGACGGTCGTTCTAGGCATCAACTACCGCTCGCACGCCGAGGTGCTGGCCCCTGCCGCCAAGCTCATTGCACTCAACAAGGAGCGCATGGACAAGGCGCTTACGTCCTTCAAGGGTGCTGGAGGCCTGGCAACCTGGGAGCGCTATGGCGAGCGCCTGCGCGAGGCTGAGGCCGGTTGTGAACGCGCACGGCATGCCCTGCGGGCGGGGCGCAGCTTTGGCGTGCTGGCCCGCACCAACAAGCGTCTGGACGACTTGGAGGCCGAGTGCATCAAGCACCAGGTTACCTACACGCGCAGCGAGGGGGGCTCCGTTCTCAAGTCGAGCGAGATGGCCGTGTTCCTGGCGGCCATGTCGGCTCTGCTGGGCCTGGATGCGCGCGATGCCGATGTGCTGCTGTCCTGGTGCGGGGTGAGCGAAGACGACCTCAAGGCGCTGCATGCGCACTACGGCGCCAACCTGCTCAAGCCCAAGACCAAGGCCGGCAGGAAACAGGTCGATCTCTCGCCCAACGGCAAGCGGGCGTTTGCCCACATTGAGCGCCGATTCGTGGAGTGGTCACAGGTGCTGGAATCGGGCGGCGTGGACTACGTGCTCGACAAAATCCTGCGACTGCTCACCGAGCACACGGACGACAAGCGCAGCAAGGCCACGCTGGAGATCGTCTGCAATGTGTTTGCCCGCTCCACGCACAAGAGTGGTCAAGGCACCCAGGAGGGCAAGGACGGGCCAGGGGAGATGCGCGCCCGCGTGCAGCGCATCAAGGAAATGATCGCCGCGCCGAGCGAGGACAAGAAGCCCGGTGGCAACCCGGTGGTGCTGCTCACGGCGCATGGCTCGAAAGGGCTGGAGTTCGATGAGGTCTGGATTCTGGGTGCTGAGGATGGCGTGTTTCCGGACGAGTCGAGCAGCATCCAAGAAGAGCGGCGCCTGTTCTATGTGGCGATGACGCGGGCGCGCAAAATGCTTTTCATCAGCGCGGCGGGCAAGGCGCCGCTCTCGCCCTTCCTGGTCGAGACCGGGATCACGCGCATGCCCGAGTCGGGGATTTTGAACGAGGGGCAGGGCGCATAG
- a CDS encoding type II toxin-antitoxin system VapC family toxin, with product MNGYLLDTNIISDLIRNPSGPAARHIESIGSKNIYTSIIVAAELRYGCAKKASPKLLAKVEGLLETIPVLPLDVPADGKYGAVRAELEAAGLPIGANDLLIAAHACALGLTLVTGNLREFSRIPGLALENWQ from the coding sequence TTGAACGGCTACCTGCTGGACACCAACATCATCAGCGACCTCATCCGCAATCCTTCAGGCCCTGCTGCCCGGCACATCGAAAGTATCGGGAGCAAGAACATCTACACCAGCATCATCGTCGCGGCGGAGCTGCGCTATGGGTGCGCCAAGAAAGCCTCGCCCAAACTCCTGGCCAAGGTGGAAGGCTTGCTCGAAACCATTCCTGTGCTCCCGCTGGACGTTCCTGCGGATGGCAAATACGGCGCAGTCCGTGCTGAGCTGGAGGCTGCTGGCTTGCCCATCGGCGCCAATGACCTGTTGATCGCTGCGCATGCCTGCGCCCTGGGATTGACGCTGGTGACCGGCAACCTGCGTGAGTTCAGCCGCATCCCTGGCTTGGCGTTAGAAAACTGGCAGTAG
- a CDS encoding antitoxin, producing MTALSRSSRPKEAKLFRNNRSQAVRIPVEFELPGDRVLIHREGDRLVIEPVTRPTNIIELLAQWRQEPPLGPEDQFPSIEDAPARPEDIF from the coding sequence ATGACCGCTCTATCGCGTTCCTCTCGGCCTAAAGAGGCAAAGCTTTTTCGCAACAACCGCAGTCAGGCGGTACGCATCCCGGTCGAATTCGAGCTTCCCGGTGATCGCGTGCTGATCCACCGTGAGGGCGACAGGCTGGTCATTGAACCCGTGACCCGGCCCACCAACATCATCGAACTGCTGGCCCAGTGGCGACAAGAGCCACCGCTCGGGCCAGAAGATCAATTCCCGAGCATCGAGGACGCCCCGGCCCGACCGGAGGACATATTTTGA
- a CDS encoding CAP domain-containing protein, whose amino-acid sequence MKNSNFALIVAAAAALAACGGGGDDSAPDAGPSVTPGTLNTTSVPGAYTDPDRKYAFDTLNKVRGITGVGFLKQHPALDNAAQAHADYFRDKPGQYGHNEVPGAFGFTGATPADRARHFSYPFDAGEVAVGSANTMQSVFGLLGVPYHSLPMLASYSDLGVGISRNWMLVMELGKRDSQLLDSAFVAVYPCNNIQVNVQAQGYEEPLPSVLNGKQDFGYSSVALVRPGQKLEVTSWELKDASGNLVPTVLMTQANDKNGMVQANQASLIPLNALPRTVSSYTSVLKGKNNGVPFEKSCTWRTVVGETVPAN is encoded by the coding sequence ATGAAGAACAGCAATTTTGCACTGATCGTCGCCGCTGCGGCGGCACTCGCAGCCTGCGGTGGTGGTGGCGATGATTCGGCACCCGATGCCGGCCCGAGCGTTACCCCTGGCACGCTCAATACGACTTCCGTCCCCGGCGCATATACCGACCCCGACCGCAAATACGCCTTTGACACGCTGAACAAGGTGCGCGGCATTACCGGCGTCGGTTTTCTGAAGCAGCACCCGGCGCTGGACAATGCGGCGCAGGCGCATGCGGATTATTTTCGGGACAAGCCTGGGCAATACGGACACAATGAAGTGCCGGGCGCATTCGGTTTTACGGGTGCAACCCCGGCCGACCGGGCTCGCCATTTCAGCTATCCGTTCGATGCCGGTGAAGTGGCTGTTGGCAGCGCCAACACCATGCAATCCGTTTTTGGGCTGCTTGGCGTTCCTTACCACTCATTGCCAATGCTTGCTTCCTATTCTGATCTTGGAGTAGGCATCTCGCGGAACTGGATGCTGGTTATGGAATTGGGAAAACGGGACTCCCAATTGCTGGATTCGGCTTTCGTCGCTGTCTATCCCTGCAACAACATCCAGGTCAACGTCCAAGCACAAGGCTATGAAGAACCACTGCCTTCCGTCCTGAACGGCAAGCAGGACTTTGGTTACAGCAGCGTGGCGCTGGTGCGACCTGGGCAGAAGTTGGAAGTGACCTCCTGGGAACTGAAGGACGCGAGCGGCAATCTGGTACCTACGGTGCTCATGACCCAGGCGAACGACAAGAACGGCATGGTTCAGGCCAACCAAGCCAGCCTGATCCCGCTCAACGCCCTGCCCCGCACGGTGTCGAGCTACACCAGCGTGCTCAAGGGCAAGAACAACGGCGTGCCGTTCGAGAAGTCCTGCACCTGGCGCACGGTGGTTGGCGAAACTGTGCCGGCCAACTGA
- a CDS encoding nuclease-related domain-containing protein, translating to MVVLVPVHAIGFPIKMLATRFLRSTIEDLLEYQTIQAERLKLLSVGTMILAFLPAYWAGLSIIVFFANNEQFQNATLRSGTSAILGALACFLALIAYAVAKSIYALLDTPAFEMKLKGHEAECTVSKYLAASFLPQNGWRVFNDCLFVFNRDQPNEWSAEVDHIVVGGRAIFLVETKYKSGTIYADPHADLWNVTRFDRSSTMRNALKQSQNSARALQQHLGISGANFIPVVAFVGTDAAVVGGPSNVVHFADSANVIISIDNTIEYRGMNHDQAVQTIERTCVKDAASMKRHILRAKAKTVENERMKIFENAVF from the coding sequence ATGGTTGTGCTGGTGCCCGTCCACGCAATCGGCTTCCCGATCAAGATGTTGGCAACGCGCTTCTTGCGCAGCACCATCGAAGACTTGCTCGAATACCAAACGATCCAGGCGGAACGGCTGAAGCTACTGTCTGTCGGGACAATGATTTTGGCATTTCTGCCCGCGTATTGGGCAGGTCTTTCTATTATCGTGTTTTTCGCAAACAATGAACAGTTTCAAAACGCGACATTGAGATCTGGAACCTCGGCGATCCTTGGCGCACTTGCCTGTTTCCTCGCTTTGATCGCCTACGCGGTCGCTAAAAGCATCTACGCGCTGCTAGATACTCCAGCGTTTGAGATGAAGCTCAAGGGGCATGAAGCGGAATGCACCGTTTCAAAATACCTGGCCGCGTCCTTTCTTCCTCAAAACGGCTGGCGTGTTTTCAACGACTGTCTGTTTGTCTTTAACCGCGACCAGCCCAACGAATGGTCGGCAGAAGTCGATCACATCGTTGTTGGCGGTAGAGCGATTTTTCTGGTGGAAACGAAATACAAGTCGGGAACGATCTACGCCGATCCACATGCCGATCTATGGAATGTGACGCGGTTTGACAGAAGCAGCACCATGCGCAACGCGCTCAAACAATCGCAAAACTCAGCCCGAGCACTCCAGCAGCATCTTGGCATTTCGGGAGCGAATTTCATCCCGGTCGTGGCTTTTGTTGGAACAGATGCGGCAGTCGTTGGCGGGCCTTCCAATGTGGTTCACTTCGCCGACTCAGCCAACGTCATTATCTCTATCGACAACACCATTGAGTACAGAGGAATGAATCACGACCAAGCCGTTCAGACCATCGAGCGAACGTGCGTGAAAGATGCCGCTTCCATGAAACGGCACATTCTTCGTGCGAAAGCAAAGACGGTGGAGAACGAGAGAATGAAAATTTTTGAAAACGCTGTTTTCTAG
- a CDS encoding IS30 family transposase: MARLGRPGLSDAQRRELWERWKAGDSISDIGRALFKHPGSVHGVLALGGGIYSPARKRAASALTTHEREQISRGLAAGHSCRQIAAELGRSPSTVSREIHRNGGAERYRAALADGRAWEQARRPQPCALALNPELARLVSQKLALQWSPQQIAGWLRREHPDTERMQVSHETIYRSLFVQARGVLKKELMAHLRTRRSMRRTRAGLGKASPRGQIPDAVSILDRPAQIEDRAVPGHWEGDLVTGAKNSHIATLVERHSRFALLVQVDGKDTASVVQALTREVKRLPEGSMKSLTWDRGMELAQHRMFSMATEVDVFFCDPRSPWQRGTNENTNGLVRQYLPKGADLSVYSQADLDAISMRLNTRPRKTLDYETPASRLQRAVAATG, translated from the coding sequence ATGGCGAGATTGGGACGTCCCGGACTGTCGGATGCGCAGCGGCGAGAGTTGTGGGAGCGATGGAAGGCAGGGGATTCCATCAGCGACATCGGTCGTGCATTGTTCAAGCACCCTGGGTCGGTGCATGGGGTGCTCGCGTTGGGCGGCGGCATCTACAGCCCGGCGCGCAAACGGGCCGCCTCAGCCTTGACGACACACGAGCGCGAGCAGATCTCTCGCGGTCTGGCGGCCGGTCATTCATGCAGGCAGATCGCCGCGGAACTTGGCCGATCGCCTTCAACGGTCAGCCGAGAGATCCATCGCAATGGCGGTGCCGAGCGATATCGTGCAGCACTGGCCGATGGGCGGGCCTGGGAGCAGGCGCGCCGACCTCAGCCCTGTGCCCTGGCGCTCAATCCTGAGCTGGCCCGGCTCGTGTCCCAGAAGCTGGCGTTGCAGTGGTCTCCTCAGCAAATCGCTGGATGGCTGCGACGAGAACACCCCGATACTGAGCGCATGCAGGTGTCGCACGAGACGATCTATCGCAGCCTCTTCGTACAGGCCCGTGGGGTGCTGAAGAAGGAATTGATGGCTCATCTTCGTACTCGCCGCTCCATGCGGCGAACGCGCGCAGGCCTGGGCAAGGCATCGCCTCGAGGGCAGATCCCTGACGCGGTGTCCATCCTCGATCGTCCCGCGCAGATCGAGGACCGCGCCGTTCCTGGTCATTGGGAAGGTGACTTGGTCACGGGGGCAAAGAATAGCCACATTGCAACGCTGGTGGAGCGTCATTCACGTTTCGCGCTGCTGGTCCAGGTCGATGGCAAGGACACGGCCAGCGTAGTGCAGGCGTTGACGCGCGAAGTCAAGCGACTCCCAGAAGGCTCGATGAAATCGCTGACCTGGGACCGAGGCATGGAGCTGGCCCAGCATCGGATGTTCTCGATGGCCACTGAGGTCGATGTGTTCTTCTGTGATCCACGAAGCCCATGGCAGCGTGGCACCAACGAGAACACGAACGGGCTGGTGCGTCAGTACTTGCCCAAGGGAGCTGACCTCTCGGTCTACAGTCAAGCGGATCTGGATGCTATCTCCATGCGGCTGAACACGAGACCTCGAAAGACGCTGGACTATGAAACGCCTGCAAGTAGACTTCAGCGAGCCGTTGCAGCGACGGGTTGA
- a CDS encoding IS5 family transposase (programmed frameshift) codes for MEITLEQFARIAHCLPTQRGNVSMTNLQVVNAMLYVAEHGCKWRGLPKRFGNWHTIYTRMRRWEKAGVLDKMFQELQREQVVRIRIEAVSLDSTSIKVHPDGTGAFKKNGPQSIGKSRGGWNTKVHLVAADARTAVTFSLSPGQAHDAPEGRRLLQSLGPTSRPIHLLMDRAYEGNETRQLALDMGFIPVVPPTRTRLDPWEYDRAMYRRRNEVERLFRRLKGYRRIFSRFEKLDAMFLGFLSFVLVVDGLRGLC; via the exons ATGGAAATTACGCTCGAACAGTTTGCTCGTATCGCACACTGCCTGCCGACTCAACGCGGTAACGTCAGCATGACCAACCTTCAGGTGGTCAATGCCATGCTTTACGTGGCTGAGCACGGTTGCAAATGGCGTGGCCTGCCCAAAAGGTTTGGCAACTGGCACACCATCTACACACGCATGCGCCGCTGGGAGAAGGCTGGTGTGCTGGACAAGATGTTCCAGGAGCTCCAGCGCGAGCAGGTAGTGCGCATTCGCATCGAAGCCGTTTCGCTCGACTCCACCAGCATCAAGGTTCATCCAGATGGCACCGGCGCGT TTAAAAAAAACGGCCCTCAATCCATCGGGAAGTCCCGAGGCGGATGGAACACCAAGGTTCATCTGGTTGCCGCGGATGCTCGAACGGCCGTGACTTTCAGTCTGTCGCCCGGACAGGCGCATGATGCCCCTGAGGGCCGCCGCCTCCTGCAAAGCTTGGGGCCAACGAGTCGGCCAATCCACCTGCTCATGGACCGTGCGTACGAAGGAAACGAAACACGACAATTGGCCCTGGACATGGGGTTCATTCCCGTCGTTCCTCCAACGCGGACACGCCTCGACCCCTGGGAATACGACCGGGCCATGTACCGGCGGCGCAATGAAGTCGAGCGGTTGTTCCGGCGCCTGAAAGGCTATCGGCGAATCTTCTCCCGGTTCGAAAAGCTCGACGCCATGTTTCTCGGCTTCCTCAGCTTTGTCTTGGTGGTGGATGGACTTCGCGGTTTGTGTTAA
- a CDS encoding LysR substrate-binding domain-containing protein: MDNRITLRHLEAFRAVMVRKTVTAAADMLGITQPVVTRLLSDLEERIAITLFTRERGRLVPTAEAALLFNDVNQSLMGIERIANAASSIKALKLGHLEIAASPSMALTFLPHAIASFSQEHPNVLVSLHMHSSPTVLDMVQTNRCDLGFAHVPMRTTRHGNSEILVSTRKVSVVPVGHRLAGKSVLRPEDFEGESFVSYAPSMEARMRIDSLMLSYGVNRRIVVETAVSSVVVRLVETGMGVSIIDAMTASYYRGSLLSMIPFEDSIVDSHSLIISKRNASTLILKPFIDHVRREIRRTVPAKLLAQSPLAV; encoded by the coding sequence ATGGACAACAGAATCACCCTGCGCCATCTCGAAGCCTTCCGCGCGGTCATGGTGCGCAAGACAGTCACCGCAGCGGCTGACATGCTCGGTATCACGCAGCCTGTCGTCACCCGACTTCTATCCGACCTGGAAGAGCGCATAGCGATCACTCTTTTCACGCGCGAGCGTGGTCGCCTTGTTCCAACGGCAGAGGCCGCGCTGCTCTTCAACGACGTAAACCAGTCGCTCATGGGCATAGAACGGATCGCCAATGCTGCCTCCAGCATCAAGGCCCTCAAGCTCGGCCACCTGGAGATCGCGGCCTCGCCTTCGATGGCGCTGACCTTCCTACCGCATGCAATTGCCAGCTTCTCGCAGGAACATCCCAACGTTCTGGTATCCCTTCACATGCACAGTTCGCCCACCGTGCTAGACATGGTACAGACCAACCGCTGTGATCTTGGCTTCGCTCACGTGCCAATGCGCACAACGCGCCACGGCAACAGCGAGATATTGGTTTCCACACGCAAGGTCAGCGTGGTGCCAGTGGGGCACCGGCTGGCGGGTAAGTCCGTTCTGCGTCCGGAAGACTTCGAGGGCGAGAGTTTTGTGTCCTATGCGCCGTCGATGGAGGCGCGCATGCGCATCGATTCACTCATGCTTTCCTATGGTGTGAACCGTCGCATCGTGGTCGAGACGGCAGTTTCTTCCGTCGTTGTGCGGCTGGTCGAAACCGGCATGGGCGTGTCAATCATCGACGCGATGACAGCGAGCTACTACCGGGGATCGCTGCTATCCATGATCCCTTTCGAGGACTCGATAGTCGACAGCCACTCGCTGATCATCTCTAAGCGCAACGCGTCTACGCTCATCCTCAAGCCCTTCATCGACCACGTACGGCGCGAGATCCGTCGCACCGTGCCGGCCAAACTGCTGGCCCAAAGTCCGCTCGCCGTGTAG
- a CDS encoding LysR substrate-binding domain-containing protein, which translates to MPTPVPTHRMIEAFRAAMLSGGISAAADSLGMSQPSLSRLIADLQKIVGLQLFVKQGRSVKPTEEAIALMDKVQQSFLGLEEIKRFSDQLRTRRMGRLTVCALPALGHSMLPAAIDFLRQRHPQVVVSLEIASSIHVAGQVRNRQADLGFSSQGIALEEVETVAELGGECVCIAPAGGLPAEWRHVDLTRLAGRPFVSLRGSIQHRLDVLMADNPGGLDVVAEAGLSLSVSELVLRGLGISVVDPFTGVLHRQRGGLCLPFRPSVPFRVKALALGDTRLSAPAKDLLAHLQAAADALHTVNIAT; encoded by the coding sequence ATGCCCACCCCAGTTCCGACTCACCGCATGATCGAGGCCTTCCGCGCTGCCATGCTGTCGGGCGGCATCAGCGCCGCGGCCGATTCCCTGGGCATGTCCCAGCCCTCGCTCAGCCGGCTCATCGCCGACCTTCAGAAAATTGTCGGCTTGCAACTCTTCGTCAAGCAAGGACGCAGTGTCAAACCGACAGAAGAGGCCATCGCGCTCATGGACAAGGTGCAGCAGTCGTTCCTTGGACTGGAAGAGATCAAGCGGTTTTCCGATCAGTTGCGCACCCGACGCATGGGCCGGCTCACCGTGTGTGCGCTGCCGGCCCTCGGACATTCGATGCTGCCTGCAGCCATCGACTTCCTGCGCCAGCGCCACCCGCAGGTCGTAGTCTCACTGGAAATCGCTAGTTCCATCCACGTAGCTGGGCAAGTGCGCAACCGCCAGGCCGACCTAGGTTTCTCTTCGCAGGGCATCGCACTGGAAGAAGTGGAAACTGTGGCCGAGTTGGGGGGCGAATGTGTTTGCATTGCGCCGGCGGGCGGCCTTCCTGCCGAATGGCGCCACGTCGATCTGACTCGCTTGGCCGGCCGACCCTTCGTCTCGCTGAGAGGATCCATCCAGCACCGTCTAGACGTGCTGATGGCCGACAACCCGGGTGGGCTGGACGTTGTAGCTGAGGCTGGCCTGTCGCTGTCAGTGAGCGAACTAGTACTGCGCGGTCTTGGCATCTCCGTGGTCGATCCCTTTACCGGTGTACTGCACCGTCAGCGCGGGGGCCTATGTCTGCCGTTCCGCCCTTCCGTTCCTTTCCGCGTCAAGGCGCTAGCGTTGGGCGACACACGGCTAAGCGCGCCAGCTAAAGATTTACTTGCTCACCTACAGGCCGCCGCCGACGCACTCCACACGGTGAACATCGCTACCTGA